A single region of the Gorilla gorilla gorilla isolate KB3781 chromosome 1, NHGRI_mGorGor1-v2.1_pri, whole genome shotgun sequence genome encodes:
- the PPFIA4 gene encoding liprin-alpha-4 isoform X5: MLWEKPCPPVHSPGTAHSETHALGSPGGANPVSPSLSPDAEKALPTPTMCEVMPTINEGDPLGPPHGADADANFEQLMVNMLDEREKLLESLRESQETLAATQSRLQDALHERDQLQRHLNSALPQEFATLTRELSMCREQLLEREEEISELKAERNNTRLLLEHLECLVSRHERSLRMTVVKRQAQSPSGVSSEVEVLKALKSLFEHHKALDEKVRERLRAALERVTTLEEQLAGAHQQVSALQQGAGVRDGAAEEEGTVELGPKRLWKEDTGRVEELQELLEKQNFELSQARERLVTLTTTVTELEEDLGTARRDLIKSEELSSKHQRDLREALAQKEDMEERITTLEKRYLAAQREATSIHDLNDKLENELANKESLHRQAEERHGNIEEHLRQLEGQLEEKNQELARVRQREKMNEDHNKRLSDTVDRLLSESNERLQLHLKERMAALEEKNTLIQELESSQRQIEEQHHHKGRLSEEIEKLRQEVDQLKGRGGPFVDGVHSRSHMGSAADVRFSLGTTTHAAPGVHRRYSALREESAKDWETSPLPGMLAPAAAPAFDSDPEISDVDEDEPGGLVGSADVVSPSGHSDAQTLAMMLQEQLDAINEEIRMIQEEKESTELRAEEIETRVTSGSMEALNLKQLRKRGSIPTSLTALSLASASPPLSGRSTAKLTSRSAAQDLDRMGVMTLPSDLRKHRRKLLSPVSREENREDKATIKCETSPPSSPRTLRLEKLGHPALSQEEGKSALEDQGSNPSSSNSSQDSLHKGAKRKGIKSSIGRLFGKKEKGRLIQLSRDGATGHVLLTDSEFSMQEPMVPAKLGTQAEKDRRLKKKHQLLEDARRKGMPFAQWDGPTVVSWLELWVGMPAWYVAACRANVKSGAIMSALSDTEIQREIGISNALHRLKLRLAIQEMVSLTSPSAPPTSRTSSGNVWVTHEEMETLETSTKTTLAYGDMNHEWIGNEWLPSLGLPQYRSYFMECLVDARMLDHLTKKDLRVHLKMVDSFHRTSLQYGIMCLKRLNYDRKELEKRREESQHEIKDVLVWTNDQVVHWVQSIGLRDYAGNLHESGVHGALLALDENFDHNTLALILQIPTQNTQARQVMEREFNNLLALGTDRKLDDGDDKVFRRAPSWRKRFRPREHHGRGGMLSASAETLPAGFRVSTLGPLQPPPAPPKKIMPEAPSLVRDFPVALDLRIYSSTPSAPHYPESHRVSVVSPVDVAGVSWYCGGTQVVHAWDSGGRREGQPRVDVKPPFLFWTQPGLHCNLHQDRDPGPQAGMILPRKGHFRRSPAWAIQP, encoded by the exons ATGCTATGGGAGAAGCCCTGCCCACCTGTCCACTCGCCTGGCACTGCCCACTCTGAGACCCATGCACTGGGTTCCCCTGGAGGTGCCAACCCTGTGAGTCCCTCCCTGTCCCCTGACGCTGAGAAGGCCCTGCCAACCCCCACCATGTGTGAGGTGATGCCCACAATCAATGAGGGGGACCCCCTGGGTCCCCCTCATGGCGCCGATGCTGACGCCAACTTCGAGCAGCTGATGGTGAACATGCTGGACGAGCGGGAGAAGTTGCTGGAGTCTCTTCGGGAGAGTCAGGAGACCTTGGCGGCCACACAGAGCCGGCTCCAGGATGCCCTACACGAGCGGGACCAGCTCCAGCGCCACCTTAACTCCGCCCTCCCCCAG GAATTTGCCACCTTAACCCGGGAGTTGAGCATGTGTCGGGAGCAGCTTCTAGAGCGGGAGGAAGAGATATCAGAACTGAAAGCAGAACGGAATAACACACGG CTGCTTCTGGAACATCTGGAGTGCCTGGTGTCCCGCCATGAACGGTCACTGCGGATGACTGTGGTGAAGCGCCAGGCCCAGTCACCTTCGGGGGTCTCCAGTGAGGTGGAGGTGCTGAAAGCCCTCAAGTCACTGTTTGAGCACCACAAGGCCCTGGATGAGAAG GTGCGAGAGCGGCTCCGGGCAGCGCTGGAGCGAGTCACCACCTTGGAGGAGCAGCTGGCAGGTGCCCACCAGCAG GTGTCTGCCCTGCAGCAGGGGGCAGGGGTGCGGGATGGAGCGGCAGAAGAGGAGGGGACTGTGGAGCTGGGGCCGAAACGCCTGTGGAAG GAGGATACGGGCCGGGTAGAGGAGCTGCAGGAGCTCCTGGAGAAGCAGAACTTTGAGTTGAGCCAGGCCCGGGAGCGACTGGTCACCCTAACAACAACCGTGACTGAACTCGAGGAGGACCTGGGCACGGCCCGCCGGGACCTCATCAAGTCGGAGGAGCTGAGCAGCAAGCATCAGCGGGACCTCCGGGAG GCTCTGGCCCAGAAGGAGGACATGGAAGAGCGCATTACTACACTGGAGAAGCGCTACCTGGCTGCTCAGCGTGAGGCAACATCCATCCATGACCTCAATGACAAGCTGGAGAATGAGCTGGCCAACAAGGAGTCCCTGCACCGCCAG GCTGAAGAACGGCATGGCAACATTGAGGAGCACCTGCGGCAGCTGGAGGGACAGCTGGAGGAGAAGAACCAGGAGCTGGCACGG GTGCGCCAGCGGGAAAAGATGAATGAGGACCACAACAAGCGGCTGTCGGACACAGTGGACCGGCTGCTCAGCGAGTCCAACGAGCGTCTGCAGCTCCACCTGAAGGAGCGCATGGCTGCCCTGGAAGAGAAG AACACGTTgatccaggagttggagagctcCCAGCGGCAGATTGAGGAGCAGCACCACCACAAG GGCCGCCTGTCTGAAGAGATTGAGAAGCTGCGCCAAGAGGTGGACCAGCTGAAGGGCCGAGGGGGGCCGTTTGTGGATGGCGTCCACTCCAG GTCTCACATGGGCAGTGCAGCAGACGTGCGGTTCTCCCTGGGCACAACCACACACGCAGCCCCAGGCGTGCATCGCCGCTACTCGGCATTGAGGGAAGAGTCTGCCAAG GACTGGGAGACTTCTCCACTGCCTGGGATGCTGGCCCCGGCAGCTGCCCCTGCCTTTGACAGTGACCCTGAGATCTCCGACGTGGATGAGGATGAGCCAGGGGGTCTGGTGGGCTCTGCGGATGTTGTCTCCCCCAGCGGCCACTCAGATGCCCAGACCCTGGCCATGATGCTGCAGGAGCAGCTGGATGCCATCAATGAGGAAATCAG GATGATTCAGGAAGAGAAGGAGTCCACGGAGCTCCGCGCGGAGGAGATTGAGACGCGTGTAACCAGCGGCAGCATGGAAGCCCTAAACCTGAAGCAGCTGCGCAAGCGTGGTTCCATCCCCACCTCTCTGACGGCCCTGTCCCTGGCCAGCGCGTCCCCACCACTCAGCGGCCGCTCCACAGCTAAGCTCACCTCCCGCAGTGCTGCCCAGGACCTGGACCGAATGGGGGTCATGACCCTG CCCAGTGACTTAAGAAAGCATAGGAGGAAGCTGCTG TCGCCAGTGTCTCGGGAAGAGAACCGAGAGGATAAAGCCACCATAAAATGTGAgacttctcctccttcctcaccCAGGACGCTGCGGCTAGAGAAGCTTGGCCACCCAGCCCTGAGCCAGGAAGAAGGCAAGAG TGCCTTGGAGGATCAGGGCAGCAAccccagcagcagcaacagcagccagGACTCCCTGCACAAGGGCGCCAAGCGCAAGGGCATCAAGTCGTCCATTGGCCGCCTGTttgggaagaaggagaagggcaGGCTGATCCAGCTGAGTCGGGATGGAGCCACAGGCCATG TTCTGCTAACAGACTCCGAATTCAGTATGCAGGAGCCTATGGTGCCTGCCAAGCTGGGGACCCAGGCAGAGAAGGACCGGCGGCTAAAGAAGAA ACACCAGCTGCTTGAAGATGCCCGCAGGAAAGGAATGCCCTTTGCCCAGTGGGATGGTCCTACTGTGGTCTCCTGGTTGGAG CTCTGGGTGGGGATGCCTGCCTGGTACGTGGCAGCCTGCCGGGCCAACGTCAAGAGTGGTGCCATCATGTCCGCTCTGTCGGACACAGAGATCCAACGGGAGATCGGCATCAGCAATGCCCTGCACCGGCTCAAGCTCCGCCTGGCCATTCAGGAGATGGTGTCATTGACCAGCCCCTCTGCCCCACccacctccaggact TCTTCTGGGAATGTCTGGGTCACCCATGAAGAGATGGAAACTCTGGAAACATCTACTAAAACA ACCCTGGCCTATGGGGACATGAACCATGAGTGGATTGGGAATGAATGGCTACCCAGCCTGGGGCTCCCACAGTACCGCAGCTACTTCATGGAGTGCCTGGTGGACGCCCGCATGCTGGACCACCTCACCAAGAAGGACCTGCGGGTCCACCTGAAGATGGTGGACAGCTTCCATCG AACCAGTCTTCAGTATGGCATCATGTGTCTGAAGAGGCTGAATTATGACCGGAAGGAGCTGGAGAAGAGGCGAGAGGAGAGCCAGCACGAGATCAAGG ATGTGTTAGTCTGGACCAACGACCAGGTGGTTCATTGGGTCCAGTCTATTGGGCTCCGGGACTACGCAGGAAACCTGCATGAGAGTGGTGTGCACGGAGCCTTGCTGGCCCTGGACGAGAACTTCGACCACAACACACTGGCCCTGATCCTCCAGATCCCCACACAGAACACCCAG GCACGCCAAGTGATGGAAAGAGAGTTCAATAACCTGTTGGCCTTGGGCACAGACCGGAAGCTGGATGAC GGGGATGACAAGGTGTTTCGCCGCGCGCCCTCCTGGAGGAAGCGCTTCCGGCCGCGTGAGCACCACGGTCGCGGAGGCATGCTCAGCGCTTCCGCGGAGACCCTCCCGGCGGGCTTCCGTGTGTCCACCCTGGGGCCCCTGCAGCCCCCACCGGCCCCACCAAAGAAGATCATGCCTGAAG CTCCTAGTCTCGTCCGTGACTTTCCGGTTGCCCTGGATCTCAGAATATATTCGTCCACCCCCTCGGCACCCCATTACCCTGAATCCCACCGTGTGTCCGTTGTAAGTCCGGtggatgtggctggggtttcctGGTATTGTGGAGGCACCCAGGTTGTCCATGCTTGGGATTctgggggaaggagagaagggcagCCCAGGGTGGATGTGAAGCCACCCTTCCTCTTCTGGACCCAGCCTGgtctgcactgcaacctccaccaggACCGGGATCCTGGGCCACAGGCTGGGATGATCCTTCCAAGAAAGGGTCATTTCAGACGCAGCCCTGCTTGGGCTATTCAACCTTAG
- the PPFIA4 gene encoding liprin-alpha-4 isoform X4 codes for MLWEKPCPPVHSPGTAHSETHALGSPGGANPVSPSLSPDAEKALPTPTMCEVMPTINEGDPLGPPHGADADANFEQLMVNMLDEREKLLESLRESQETLAATQSRLQDALHERDQLQRHLNSALPQEFATLTRELSMCREQLLEREEEISELKAERNNTRLLLEHLECLVSRHERSLRMTVVKRQAQSPSGVSSEVEVLKALKSLFEHHKALDEKVRERLRAALERVTTLEEQLAGAHQQVSALQQGAGVRDGAAEEEGTVELGPKRLWKEDTGRVEELQELLEKQNFELSQARERLVTLTTTVTELEEDLGTARRDLIKSEELSSKHQRDLREALAQKEDMEERITTLEKRYLAAQREATSIHDLNDKLENELANKESLHRQAEERHGNIEEHLRQLEGQLEEKNQELARVRQREKMNEDHNKRLSDTVDRLLSESNERLQLHLKERMAALEEKNTLIQELESSQRQIEEQHHHKGRLSEEIEKLRQEVDQLKGRGGPFVDGVHSRSHMGSAADVRFSLGTTTHAAPGVHRRYSALREESAKDWETSPLPGMLAPAAAPAFDSDPEISDVDEDEPGGLVGSADVVSPSGHSDAQTLAMMLQEQLDAINEEIRMIQEEKESTELRAEEIETRVTSGSMEALNLKQLRKRGSIPTSLTALSLASASPPLSGRSTAKLTSRSAAQDLDRMGVMTLPSDLRKHRRKLLSPVSREENREDKATIKCETSPPSSPRTLRLEKLGHPALSQEEGKSALEDQGSNPSSSNSSQDSLHKGAKRKGIKSSIGRLFGKKEKGRLIQLSRDGATGHVLLTDSEFSMQEPMVPAKLGTQAEKDRRLKKKHQLLEDARRKGMPFAQWDGPTVVSWLELWVGMPAWYVAACRANVKSGAIMSALSDTEIQREIGISNALHRLKLRLAIQEMVSLTSPSAPPTSRTSSGNVWVTHEEMETLETSTKTDSEEGSWAQTLAYGDMNHEWIGNEWLPSLGLPQYRSYFMECLVDARMLDHLTKKDLRVHLKMVDSFHRTSLQYGIMCLKRLNYDRKELEKRREESQHEIKDVLVWTNDQVVHWVQSIGLRDYAGNLHESGVHGALLALDENFDHNTLALILQIPTQNTQARQVMEREFNNLLALGTDRKLDDGDDKVFRRAPSWRKRFRPREHHGRGGMLSASAETLPAGFRVSTLGPLQPPPAPPKKIMPEAPSLVRDFPVALDLRIYSSTPSAPHYPESHRVSVVSPVDVAGVSWYCGGTQVVHAWDSGGRREGQPRVDVKPPFLFWTQPGLHCNLHQDRDPGPQAGMILPRKGHFRRSPAWAIQP; via the exons ATGCTATGGGAGAAGCCCTGCCCACCTGTCCACTCGCCTGGCACTGCCCACTCTGAGACCCATGCACTGGGTTCCCCTGGAGGTGCCAACCCTGTGAGTCCCTCCCTGTCCCCTGACGCTGAGAAGGCCCTGCCAACCCCCACCATGTGTGAGGTGATGCCCACAATCAATGAGGGGGACCCCCTGGGTCCCCCTCATGGCGCCGATGCTGACGCCAACTTCGAGCAGCTGATGGTGAACATGCTGGACGAGCGGGAGAAGTTGCTGGAGTCTCTTCGGGAGAGTCAGGAGACCTTGGCGGCCACACAGAGCCGGCTCCAGGATGCCCTACACGAGCGGGACCAGCTCCAGCGCCACCTTAACTCCGCCCTCCCCCAG GAATTTGCCACCTTAACCCGGGAGTTGAGCATGTGTCGGGAGCAGCTTCTAGAGCGGGAGGAAGAGATATCAGAACTGAAAGCAGAACGGAATAACACACGG CTGCTTCTGGAACATCTGGAGTGCCTGGTGTCCCGCCATGAACGGTCACTGCGGATGACTGTGGTGAAGCGCCAGGCCCAGTCACCTTCGGGGGTCTCCAGTGAGGTGGAGGTGCTGAAAGCCCTCAAGTCACTGTTTGAGCACCACAAGGCCCTGGATGAGAAG GTGCGAGAGCGGCTCCGGGCAGCGCTGGAGCGAGTCACCACCTTGGAGGAGCAGCTGGCAGGTGCCCACCAGCAG GTGTCTGCCCTGCAGCAGGGGGCAGGGGTGCGGGATGGAGCGGCAGAAGAGGAGGGGACTGTGGAGCTGGGGCCGAAACGCCTGTGGAAG GAGGATACGGGCCGGGTAGAGGAGCTGCAGGAGCTCCTGGAGAAGCAGAACTTTGAGTTGAGCCAGGCCCGGGAGCGACTGGTCACCCTAACAACAACCGTGACTGAACTCGAGGAGGACCTGGGCACGGCCCGCCGGGACCTCATCAAGTCGGAGGAGCTGAGCAGCAAGCATCAGCGGGACCTCCGGGAG GCTCTGGCCCAGAAGGAGGACATGGAAGAGCGCATTACTACACTGGAGAAGCGCTACCTGGCTGCTCAGCGTGAGGCAACATCCATCCATGACCTCAATGACAAGCTGGAGAATGAGCTGGCCAACAAGGAGTCCCTGCACCGCCAG GCTGAAGAACGGCATGGCAACATTGAGGAGCACCTGCGGCAGCTGGAGGGACAGCTGGAGGAGAAGAACCAGGAGCTGGCACGG GTGCGCCAGCGGGAAAAGATGAATGAGGACCACAACAAGCGGCTGTCGGACACAGTGGACCGGCTGCTCAGCGAGTCCAACGAGCGTCTGCAGCTCCACCTGAAGGAGCGCATGGCTGCCCTGGAAGAGAAG AACACGTTgatccaggagttggagagctcCCAGCGGCAGATTGAGGAGCAGCACCACCACAAG GGCCGCCTGTCTGAAGAGATTGAGAAGCTGCGCCAAGAGGTGGACCAGCTGAAGGGCCGAGGGGGGCCGTTTGTGGATGGCGTCCACTCCAG GTCTCACATGGGCAGTGCAGCAGACGTGCGGTTCTCCCTGGGCACAACCACACACGCAGCCCCAGGCGTGCATCGCCGCTACTCGGCATTGAGGGAAGAGTCTGCCAAG GACTGGGAGACTTCTCCACTGCCTGGGATGCTGGCCCCGGCAGCTGCCCCTGCCTTTGACAGTGACCCTGAGATCTCCGACGTGGATGAGGATGAGCCAGGGGGTCTGGTGGGCTCTGCGGATGTTGTCTCCCCCAGCGGCCACTCAGATGCCCAGACCCTGGCCATGATGCTGCAGGAGCAGCTGGATGCCATCAATGAGGAAATCAG GATGATTCAGGAAGAGAAGGAGTCCACGGAGCTCCGCGCGGAGGAGATTGAGACGCGTGTAACCAGCGGCAGCATGGAAGCCCTAAACCTGAAGCAGCTGCGCAAGCGTGGTTCCATCCCCACCTCTCTGACGGCCCTGTCCCTGGCCAGCGCGTCCCCACCACTCAGCGGCCGCTCCACAGCTAAGCTCACCTCCCGCAGTGCTGCCCAGGACCTGGACCGAATGGGGGTCATGACCCTG CCCAGTGACTTAAGAAAGCATAGGAGGAAGCTGCTG TCGCCAGTGTCTCGGGAAGAGAACCGAGAGGATAAAGCCACCATAAAATGTGAgacttctcctccttcctcaccCAGGACGCTGCGGCTAGAGAAGCTTGGCCACCCAGCCCTGAGCCAGGAAGAAGGCAAGAG TGCCTTGGAGGATCAGGGCAGCAAccccagcagcagcaacagcagccagGACTCCCTGCACAAGGGCGCCAAGCGCAAGGGCATCAAGTCGTCCATTGGCCGCCTGTttgggaagaaggagaagggcaGGCTGATCCAGCTGAGTCGGGATGGAGCCACAGGCCATG TTCTGCTAACAGACTCCGAATTCAGTATGCAGGAGCCTATGGTGCCTGCCAAGCTGGGGACCCAGGCAGAGAAGGACCGGCGGCTAAAGAAGAA ACACCAGCTGCTTGAAGATGCCCGCAGGAAAGGAATGCCCTTTGCCCAGTGGGATGGTCCTACTGTGGTCTCCTGGTTGGAG CTCTGGGTGGGGATGCCTGCCTGGTACGTGGCAGCCTGCCGGGCCAACGTCAAGAGTGGTGCCATCATGTCCGCTCTGTCGGACACAGAGATCCAACGGGAGATCGGCATCAGCAATGCCCTGCACCGGCTCAAGCTCCGCCTGGCCATTCAGGAGATGGTGTCATTGACCAGCCCCTCTGCCCCACccacctccaggact TCTTCTGGGAATGTCTGGGTCACCCATGAAGAGATGGAAACTCTGGAAACATCTACTAAAACA GACAGTGAGGAGGGCAGCTGGGCTCAG ACCCTGGCCTATGGGGACATGAACCATGAGTGGATTGGGAATGAATGGCTACCCAGCCTGGGGCTCCCACAGTACCGCAGCTACTTCATGGAGTGCCTGGTGGACGCCCGCATGCTGGACCACCTCACCAAGAAGGACCTGCGGGTCCACCTGAAGATGGTGGACAGCTTCCATCG AACCAGTCTTCAGTATGGCATCATGTGTCTGAAGAGGCTGAATTATGACCGGAAGGAGCTGGAGAAGAGGCGAGAGGAGAGCCAGCACGAGATCAAGG ATGTGTTAGTCTGGACCAACGACCAGGTGGTTCATTGGGTCCAGTCTATTGGGCTCCGGGACTACGCAGGAAACCTGCATGAGAGTGGTGTGCACGGAGCCTTGCTGGCCCTGGACGAGAACTTCGACCACAACACACTGGCCCTGATCCTCCAGATCCCCACACAGAACACCCAG GCACGCCAAGTGATGGAAAGAGAGTTCAATAACCTGTTGGCCTTGGGCACAGACCGGAAGCTGGATGAC GGGGATGACAAGGTGTTTCGCCGCGCGCCCTCCTGGAGGAAGCGCTTCCGGCCGCGTGAGCACCACGGTCGCGGAGGCATGCTCAGCGCTTCCGCGGAGACCCTCCCGGCGGGCTTCCGTGTGTCCACCCTGGGGCCCCTGCAGCCCCCACCGGCCCCACCAAAGAAGATCATGCCTGAAG CTCCTAGTCTCGTCCGTGACTTTCCGGTTGCCCTGGATCTCAGAATATATTCGTCCACCCCCTCGGCACCCCATTACCCTGAATCCCACCGTGTGTCCGTTGTAAGTCCGGtggatgtggctggggtttcctGGTATTGTGGAGGCACCCAGGTTGTCCATGCTTGGGATTctgggggaaggagagaagggcagCCCAGGGTGGATGTGAAGCCACCCTTCCTCTTCTGGACCCAGCCTGgtctgcactgcaacctccaccaggACCGGGATCCTGGGCCACAGGCTGGGATGATCCTTCCAAGAAAGGGTCATTTCAGACGCAGCCCTGCTTGGGCTATTCAACCTTAG